The following proteins are co-located in the Armatimonadota bacterium genome:
- a CDS encoding alkaline phosphatase family protein has product MSRPSMVAVIGLDGADWNILQPLLDAGRLPVLAGLMNRGAWARLKSVEPPVSSAAWTSMCTGVNPGAHGILGFARMDGYGSQIIRSGDVRAPQLWDILRAAGLRSLVTNLPNLYPPVDVNGVMVTGMLTPDAASRWVHPKPLQESLLRAGLGFAPRPTVRELHRLGAEDARRVLGESAALQGRTVLRLLREGPFGLVFTVLDTGDLAHHAYLGRAHAEAVETGQALLDTSAGSIIARHLDDLDELLGEITRALPADAAILVVSDHGFEPKPKTVYLNQWLATNGYLQRSRFGGSKDAMNWRKRTVAELLGKLKLGPLARLLPSGVRERQVAVPRLGRILHAPSPNWGRTRAFLDPTALGAGIRINLAGREPQGTVSPGPEYESLRDELISRLLAWREPGTDLPVITHAWKREDIHPGPHNGAEPDVIVRYRPDLKAAHTYDPALIAPAEPDQAAWHSAEGIIIAAGPGIGPSGDLGAADIRDVAPTVLTLLGIAPPEHIEGRALACLTAEVREQAQVLALEDGVTAGSGLSGEDEAEVTARLEDLGYL; this is encoded by the coding sequence ATGTCTCGTCCATCAATGGTTGCCGTAATCGGTCTGGACGGCGCCGACTGGAATATTCTCCAGCCGCTGCTTGATGCCGGGCGCTTGCCGGTGCTCGCGGGTTTGATGAACCGCGGCGCATGGGCCCGACTGAAGAGCGTGGAGCCCCCAGTTTCCTCCGCCGCCTGGACCAGCATGTGCACCGGTGTCAATCCGGGCGCCCACGGCATCCTGGGTTTCGCGCGCATGGACGGCTATGGCTCGCAGATCATCCGCTCCGGTGATGTGCGAGCCCCGCAACTGTGGGACATCCTGCGAGCCGCGGGCCTGCGCAGCCTTGTCACCAACCTGCCCAATCTCTACCCGCCGGTGGATGTGAATGGCGTGATGGTCACCGGCATGCTCACTCCGGACGCAGCCTCGCGTTGGGTCCACCCGAAGCCTTTGCAGGAGAGCCTTCTCCGTGCGGGTCTGGGGTTCGCTCCTCGGCCGACGGTCCGGGAACTGCACCGTTTAGGCGCGGAGGATGCCCGGCGCGTGCTGGGAGAGTCAGCGGCGCTCCAGGGCCGGACCGTGCTGCGACTGCTGCGCGAGGGACCCTTCGGCCTCGTATTCACGGTGTTGGACACGGGCGACCTCGCGCATCACGCATATCTGGGCAGGGCGCACGCCGAGGCGGTAGAGACTGGGCAGGCGCTGCTGGACACAAGTGCGGGTTCGATCATTGCCAGACATCTGGATGATCTGGACGAACTGCTTGGGGAGATCACCCGCGCACTGCCTGCAGACGCCGCGATCCTCGTGGTGTCGGACCACGGCTTCGAGCCGAAACCCAAGACTGTGTACCTGAATCAGTGGCTGGCGACCAATGGCTATCTGCAGCGTTCGCGGTTCGGCGGCAGCAAGGACGCGATGAACTGGCGTAAGCGCACGGTCGCGGAACTACTGGGCAAGCTGAAGCTCGGCCCATTGGCCCGGCTGCTTCCCTCGGGAGTGCGCGAACGACAGGTTGCGGTGCCGCGTCTCGGCCGGATCCTGCACGCGCCTTCGCCCAACTGGGGCCGCACCCGGGCGTTTCTGGACCCGACCGCGCTGGGCGCAGGCATCCGGATCAATCTTGCCGGGCGCGAGCCTCAGGGCACGGTGTCGCCAGGGCCGGAGTACGAGTCCCTGCGCGACGAGCTAATCTCCCGGTTGCTGGCCTGGCGCGAGCCGGGCACAGATTTGCCTGTCATAACCCATGCCTGGAAGCGCGAGGACATCCACCCCGGACCTCACAATGGGGCCGAGCCCGACGTCATCGTGCGCTACCGCCCTGACCTGAAGGCCGCGCACACCTACGACCCTGCACTTATCGCTCCTGCCGAACCAGACCAGGCTGCGTGGCACAGCGCGGAGGGCATTATCATCGCAGCCGGCCCGGGAATTGGCCCTTCGGGCGATCTTGGCGCTGCCGATATCCGCGACGTTGCGCCGACAGTACTCACGCTCCTGGGCATCGCCCCGCCTGAGCACATCGAGGGCCGGGCGCTGGCGTGTCTGACGGCGGAGGTGCGAGAGCAGGCACAGGTCTTGGCGCTGGAAGACGGTGTAACTGCAGGGTCAGGGCTCAGCGGAGAAGATGAAGCCGAGGTCACCGCCCGGCTTGAGGATCTGGGCTATCTGTAG
- a CDS encoding NAD(P)H-dependent oxidoreductase — MAKMLITFYSRSGHTQAMAGHIAEGAREVENVEVFVLPVADVTPDDLLDYDAIVMGSPVYYGTMAAELKQLIDDSVKHHRKLDGKVGGGFASAGGVGGGNETTVLDIVKALMIHGMIVKGEPMGDHYGPVAIGAPDDRSQRECRKYGKMVAELAVRLFG, encoded by the coding sequence ATGGCCAAGATGCTAATCACGTTCTACTCCCGCTCCGGCCATACCCAGGCGATGGCGGGGCATATCGCGGAAGGTGCTCGCGAGGTCGAAAACGTCGAGGTCTTTGTACTGCCGGTGGCCGATGTGACGCCGGACGACCTGCTGGACTACGACGCAATCGTCATGGGTTCACCGGTGTACTACGGAACAATGGCGGCGGAGCTCAAGCAGCTCATCGATGATAGTGTCAAGCATCACCGCAAGCTGGACGGCAAAGTGGGCGGTGGGTTCGCTTCCGCCGGCGGCGTCGGTGGCGGCAATGAGACCACGGTGCTTGACATTGTGAAGGCGCTGATGATCCACGGGATGATCGTCAAAGGCGAGCCGATGGGGGATCACTACGGACCGGTCGCGATTGGCGCGCCCGATGATCGCTCCCAGCGTGAGTGCCGCAAGTACGGGAAGATGGTGGCCGAACTGGCGGTGCGGCTCTTCGGGTAA
- a CDS encoding PocR ligand-binding domain-containing protein: MDAPKDLKLLDLVPVETLDKLRRQFRAVVGVPMVFIDRDGNPLTEVEEPLRFCGSLVTGDHTNTVCLRRKKWDEPEPQFEERLRSQHTGPKPLAHRCLGGFQDTAVPIVVEDQVVGYSVFARSLPEPPDVEAFRAMAVAGGMAPEVGEAVAKNAVVMTPERIQDVAGFLQVITELVARAAYDTLRARQILELEKLRDDLIHMIVHDLRTPLTSILGGLETVVDTDYDPELTREFVPIAHASAVTLLEMVNTLLDINKMESGEMKLNLENVDVAAIAATALEQVRGLALEHRHHLESAIDPACGTVRADGELLRRVMVNLLGNAIKFTPDGGEISLRAACHDGEVRVSVADNGPGIPPEYRERIFQKFGQVETRKAGRKHSTGLGLTFCRMVAEAHGGRIWVDSEVGKGSTFTLAIPLVPAE; this comes from the coding sequence GTGGATGCGCCCAAGGACCTGAAGCTGCTCGACCTCGTGCCAGTGGAAACCCTGGACAAACTGCGCCGCCAGTTCCGGGCGGTGGTCGGCGTGCCCATGGTTTTCATCGACCGTGACGGCAATCCGCTGACCGAAGTCGAAGAGCCCCTGCGCTTCTGCGGGTCGCTTGTAACCGGTGACCACACCAATACTGTCTGCCTGCGTCGCAAGAAGTGGGATGAGCCCGAGCCGCAATTCGAAGAGCGCCTGCGGTCCCAGCACACAGGGCCGAAGCCTTTGGCCCATCGATGTCTCGGGGGATTCCAGGACACTGCTGTGCCGATCGTTGTCGAGGACCAGGTCGTCGGCTACTCAGTCTTCGCTCGCAGCCTGCCCGAGCCGCCGGACGTGGAGGCCTTCCGGGCGATGGCTGTGGCCGGCGGCATGGCGCCCGAAGTTGGGGAAGCGGTGGCGAAAAACGCAGTCGTTATGACCCCTGAGCGCATCCAGGATGTCGCGGGGTTCCTCCAGGTCATCACCGAGCTTGTGGCGCGTGCTGCGTATGACACCCTGCGCGCCCGGCAGATCCTGGAACTCGAAAAGCTGCGCGATGACCTGATACACATGATTGTCCACGACCTGCGCACCCCACTTACCAGCATCCTCGGCGGGCTGGAGACCGTGGTGGATACGGACTACGACCCCGAGCTTACCCGAGAGTTCGTGCCCATTGCCCACGCGTCGGCGGTCACGCTTCTGGAGATGGTCAACACGCTGCTGGACATCAACAAGATGGAAAGCGGCGAGATGAAGCTGAACCTCGAAAACGTGGACGTAGCCGCAATAGCAGCCACCGCACTCGAACAAGTTCGGGGGCTGGCCCTCGAACACCGACATCATCTGGAGTCCGCTATCGATCCTGCCTGCGGCACGGTGCGCGCTGACGGGGAACTGCTGCGCCGTGTGATGGTGAATCTGCTGGGCAATGCTATCAAATTCACGCCCGACGGCGGGGAGATAAGCCTCCGGGCAGCCTGTCACGACGGTGAAGTCAGGGTCTCGGTGGCTGATAATGGCCCCGGGATTCCGCCCGAATACCGGGAGCGCATCTTCCAGAAGTTCGGCCAGGTGGAGACGCGGAAGGCCGGGCGGAAGCACTCCACCGGCCTTGGTCTCACATTCTGCCGCATGGTTGCCGAAGCCCATGGCGGGCGCATCTGGGTGGACAGCGAGGTGGGGAAGGGCAGTACCTTCACTCTCGCCATCCCGCTTGTGCCCGCCGAGTAA
- a CDS encoding heparinase II/III family protein, with translation MRCTLCLLVVTWLMCATTAADLPDWVAKIRPDHPRLFFNADTFEQVKARALGPEKDWFAKTTAWADGLVKAMQAEEPALKDFGVDSARSAFVFLVTGDDKYLQAARKGLDVSLRHYEKCFEDRKAVDWYSTSRVHAVLAWDWLYNYLPEDERNQWMTRFVRVIKNVLDVRPRIYRENYSNYTTGFYGVHNCLWFIGCTALGTGIAADLVQEWLVWGHDENLRLLEHRRKACGDDGGGASPTLGYVLGAYPWAEQNYFYTWLSATGENIAPDWPHSAWLANYVIWNWIEAPGGPLEFGWGDTPHTTNALPTWQLYSHMANIRHLYGEREPQAAALARYLQERLPSKAHSSTWFIYPFLLTGMDDSPEPFEPSNLPHARHFENMSQIFMRSGDGPDDTYCLFTCGGLLGQHKHYDNLNFVIYHKGFLALDSGTRANEFENGQHLKNYYAQTVAHNCVLIHQPGEPPAPYWGEGPAVAQNHGGQHSALKSVVKAFETNDRFVYVAGDATESYRHGAPGGLAQKAELVTRQFVFLMPNHFVVFDRVRSTDPGFSKQWLLHTAHEPTIDGTTLRADHLQGRMFCRTLLPKDARLELVGGPGREFWAAGRNWEINTKGLKPEHLAMMGQWRLEVSPGEPRTDDLFLHVIQVGDQTLESMNGVELLETDGTAGARVHTDQGTWEVTFAATGDLAGHVRFAGEGASIDQPLAQTVTPQTGIMAGP, from the coding sequence ATGCGATGCACACTCTGCCTGCTGGTGGTGACCTGGTTGATGTGCGCGACGACAGCCGCAGACCTGCCGGACTGGGTAGCGAAGATCCGGCCGGATCACCCGCGCCTGTTCTTCAACGCCGACACTTTCGAGCAGGTGAAAGCACGGGCACTGGGGCCGGAGAAAGACTGGTTCGCCAAGACCACGGCGTGGGCCGATGGCCTTGTGAAGGCTATGCAGGCTGAAGAGCCCGCGCTGAAGGACTTCGGCGTGGACAGCGCCCGCTCGGCCTTCGTGTTCCTGGTCACCGGCGATGACAAGTACCTGCAGGCTGCGCGTAAGGGCCTGGACGTAAGCCTGCGGCATTACGAGAAGTGTTTCGAAGACCGCAAGGCGGTGGACTGGTACTCCACGAGCCGCGTCCATGCCGTCCTCGCCTGGGACTGGCTCTACAATTACCTGCCCGAGGACGAGCGGAACCAGTGGATGACCCGATTCGTGCGGGTCATCAAGAATGTGCTGGACGTGCGGCCCCGTATCTACCGGGAAAACTACAGCAACTACACCACCGGGTTCTACGGGGTGCATAACTGCCTGTGGTTCATCGGCTGCACAGCGCTGGGCACGGGCATCGCGGCTGACCTGGTGCAAGAGTGGCTGGTCTGGGGGCATGACGAAAACTTGAGGCTATTGGAGCACCGCCGGAAGGCCTGCGGTGACGACGGTGGAGGCGCCTCTCCCACCCTGGGCTACGTCCTCGGTGCATACCCGTGGGCCGAGCAGAACTACTTCTACACCTGGCTCAGCGCCACGGGCGAGAACATCGCGCCGGACTGGCCCCACAGCGCGTGGCTTGCGAACTACGTCATCTGGAACTGGATCGAGGCGCCGGGCGGCCCGCTGGAGTTCGGTTGGGGCGACACGCCACACACCACGAATGCGCTGCCCACGTGGCAACTGTACAGCCACATGGCCAACATCCGGCATCTGTACGGTGAACGCGAGCCGCAGGCCGCGGCGCTGGCCCGGTATCTGCAGGAGAGACTTCCCAGCAAGGCCCACTCATCCACTTGGTTCATCTACCCCTTCCTGCTCACAGGTATGGACGATTCACCGGAACCATTCGAACCGTCCAACCTGCCCCATGCCAGGCATTTCGAAAACATGAGCCAGATCTTCATGCGCTCCGGAGACGGGCCGGATGACACCTATTGCCTGTTCACCTGTGGCGGCCTACTGGGACAGCACAAGCACTACGACAACCTGAACTTCGTAATCTACCACAAAGGATTCCTCGCCCTGGACAGCGGCACCCGGGCCAACGAGTTCGAGAACGGACAGCATCTCAAGAACTACTATGCGCAGACGGTTGCCCACAACTGCGTGCTCATCCACCAGCCCGGCGAGCCGCCTGCTCCCTACTGGGGCGAAGGGCCCGCGGTGGCTCAGAACCACGGTGGCCAGCACAGCGCACTCAAGTCAGTGGTCAAGGCTTTTGAGACCAATGACCGCTTCGTCTACGTCGCCGGAGATGCCACCGAGAGCTACCGCCACGGCGCTCCCGGAGGCCTGGCGCAGAAGGCCGAACTGGTCACACGCCAGTTCGTGTTCCTGATGCCGAACCACTTTGTGGTGTTCGACCGCGTGCGCTCTACCGACCCGGGCTTCTCGAAACAGTGGCTCTTGCACACCGCTCACGAGCCCACCATCGACGGAACCACGCTGCGCGCTGACCACCTGCAGGGCCGCATGTTCTGCCGTACGCTCTTGCCGAAAGATGCGCGGCTCGAGCTCGTGGGCGGTCCGGGCAGGGAGTTCTGGGCGGCAGGTCGGAACTGGGAGATCAATACGAAAGGCCTCAAACCCGAACACCTGGCGATGATGGGCCAGTGGCGGCTGGAGGTATCCCCCGGGGAACCCAGGACTGACGACCTGTTCCTCCACGTGATCCAGGTGGGCGATCAGACGCTGGAATCCATGAACGGAGTGGAATTGCTTGAGACTGACGGGACCGCAGGGGCCCGGGTCCACACGGACCAGGGGACCTGGGAGGTCACCTTCGCCGCAACCGGCGACCTCGCAGGACACGTCCGGTTCGCAGGGGAGGGTGCGTCCATAGACCAGCCGCTGGCCCAGACCGTGACGCCGCAGACAGGCATCATGGCCGGGCCCTGA
- a CDS encoding prepilin-type N-terminal cleavage/methylation domain-containing protein, translating into MKRTGFTLIELLVVIAIIAILAAILFPVFARAREKARQSSCLSNLKQVGTSMLMYVQDYDECYGQSLSGTAAGTFTPYHMLMPYMKNQQILQCPSNKDEITAAGINAVLGALGAPPLAPGFTGTSYIFNTAVWEDGNLTGLVKPISDAEIPRPAETFVIGDGNLAQTFHTPIMGTHNEVANCAFADGHAKVVKAIETTSTYVDCENQTKRVWQIQGGPYNGRFELWGIVRDNGTVGALR; encoded by the coding sequence ATGAAGCGCACTGGCTTTACCTTGATCGAGTTGCTCGTGGTCATTGCCATTATCGCCATCCTCGCCGCTATACTCTTCCCCGTCTTCGCCAGAGCGCGCGAGAAAGCGCGCCAGAGCTCGTGTCTAAGCAATCTGAAGCAGGTCGGCACCTCGATGCTCATGTACGTGCAAGATTATGACGAGTGTTATGGCCAGAGCTTGAGCGGAACCGCAGCGGGCACCTTCACCCCCTATCACATGCTGATGCCGTACATGAAGAACCAGCAGATTCTGCAGTGTCCCAGCAACAAGGATGAGATCACAGCAGCCGGCATCAATGCGGTGCTGGGCGCCCTGGGCGCGCCACCTCTGGCCCCTGGCTTCACAGGCACAAGCTACATCTTCAATACCGCGGTCTGGGAGGACGGGAACCTTACGGGGCTCGTGAAGCCCATTTCGGATGCTGAGATCCCCAGGCCGGCGGAGACCTTCGTCATTGGCGACGGTAATCTGGCCCAGACATTTCACACGCCGATCATGGGCACTCACAACGAGGTGGCCAACTGCGCCTTCGCAGATGGGCACGCGAAGGTGGTCAAGGCGATTGAAACCACGAGCACCTACGTGGACTGCGAGAACCAGACGAAGCGAGTGTGGCAGATCCAGGGTGGGCCGTACAACGGGCGTTTCGAACTGTGGGGTATCGTGCGCGACAATGGGACAGTAGGCGCGCTGCGCTAG
- the rodA gene encoding rod shape-determining protein RodA, with the protein MLHQRRLLKRADPVLLIIVALLLAVGMVMIYSCTRASLVAAGQSPFQKLHLQLAWLALGLIAMVGALTLDYEKIGSLSGVLMAVVVVLLILVLIIGAIQGEVRGTRRWIDIGPIHIQPSELAKVAVIIILAVYLAAREEEVDTLSLVSRSLVYAFLPTSLILLQPDLGTPVVIMFIWFVMLLVAGARITHLLAYVLVGVLLFGAAWNLGVIPQHQKNRLLAFRYPDADPRGAGWQLRQSLIAIGSGGMWGQGLFQGKQTQLGFIPDQETDFIFTAIGEEKGFFGCSVVLGLFGLLLWRTLHISANAKDRLGQLMAAGIAALFFLHVMVNVGMTLGMMPVKGMPLPFVSYGGSNLITNMICIGLLENIYMRRHKIVF; encoded by the coding sequence ATGCTTCACCAGAGACGCCTTCTGAAACGCGCTGATCCCGTGCTGCTGATCATCGTCGCCCTGCTCCTGGCCGTGGGTATGGTGATGATCTACAGTTGCACCCGAGCCAGTCTGGTTGCGGCGGGTCAGTCGCCTTTCCAGAAACTTCACCTGCAGCTTGCCTGGCTGGCATTGGGCCTGATCGCCATGGTGGGTGCCCTCACCCTGGACTATGAGAAGATCGGGTCGTTGTCGGGTGTCCTCATGGCGGTGGTCGTGGTCCTGCTCATACTGGTGCTGATCATCGGCGCCATTCAGGGCGAGGTGCGGGGAACCAGGCGCTGGATCGACATTGGGCCCATCCACATCCAGCCCTCCGAGCTCGCGAAAGTCGCTGTGATCATCATCCTCGCGGTCTACCTGGCGGCTCGGGAGGAGGAGGTGGACACGCTCTCACTGGTCTCCCGGTCGCTGGTCTACGCTTTCCTACCCACCAGTCTCATCCTTCTGCAGCCTGACCTGGGCACGCCCGTTGTCATTATGTTCATCTGGTTCGTCATGCTGCTTGTGGCGGGGGCGAGGATCACGCATCTGCTCGCGTATGTGCTGGTCGGAGTTCTGCTTTTCGGGGCCGCGTGGAACCTCGGGGTGATCCCCCAGCATCAGAAGAACCGTCTCCTGGCGTTCCGCTACCCCGACGCTGACCCGAGAGGCGCGGGCTGGCAATTGCGGCAATCGCTCATCGCCATCGGTTCCGGCGGCATGTGGGGCCAGGGACTGTTCCAGGGAAAGCAGACACAACTGGGTTTCATTCCGGACCAGGAGACCGACTTCATCTTCACCGCGATCGGCGAGGAGAAGGGGTTCTTCGGGTGCTCCGTGGTCCTGGGGCTCTTCGGCCTATTGTTGTGGCGAACGCTCCACATTTCTGCGAACGCCAAGGACCGCCTGGGGCAGCTCATGGCGGCGGGGATCGCCGCGCTGTTCTTCCTGCATGTCATGGTCAACGTGGGGATGACCTTAGGAATGATGCCCGTCAAGGGCATGCCCCTGCCTTTCGTTAGCTACGGCGGCAGCAATCTGATCACGAACATGATCTGCATCGGGCTGCTTGAGAATATCTACATGCGCCGCCACAAGATCGTCTTCTGA
- a CDS encoding glycosyltransferase family 4 protein: MRVGIDASYLLTAEKSGVETYALNLVRGLLGLEERPECFLYAASSEPAGEDTDGIWDLADKVRISRHTRLWLRARMPILMALDRVDIAHFPGSLLPLWLPAPAVVTFYDLAALRYPELYDPRELSYYDSIIPRAARRAAAVIAISQATKADVVQAFGIPESKVHVTPLGVDRRFVHVPDAGDLVRREYGLEPGYVLGCVGSGHPRKNLSAVVKAFDLLAPDGPQLAIVGAVARDPEALRAFEASPGRHRIHLIGHVHENTLPAIYSAARVLCFPSLFEGCGLPVLEAMACGTPVVCSNVSSLPEVAGDAALLVDPREIEAIAEALARLLTDDALHEDLSKRGLERAGMYTWERTARLTVEAYHAAAG; the protein is encoded by the coding sequence ATGCGCGTGGGCATTGACGCAAGCTACCTGCTGACCGCCGAGAAAAGCGGGGTCGAGACCTACGCTCTGAATCTTGTGCGCGGCCTGCTGGGACTTGAGGAGCGCCCCGAGTGCTTCCTGTACGCTGCGTCCTCCGAGCCCGCAGGTGAGGATACCGACGGGATCTGGGATCTGGCCGACAAAGTTCGGATTTCGCGGCACACCCGCCTTTGGTTGCGCGCGCGCATGCCCATACTCATGGCGCTCGACCGGGTAGACATCGCGCATTTCCCCGGTAGCCTTCTTCCGTTGTGGCTACCTGCCCCGGCGGTAGTGACCTTCTACGACCTCGCGGCCCTTCGCTACCCCGAACTGTACGACCCACGGGAACTGTCATACTACGATAGCATTATCCCCCGGGCTGCTCGGCGCGCCGCGGCGGTAATCGCAATATCCCAGGCGACGAAAGCGGATGTGGTGCAGGCCTTCGGAATCCCGGAAAGCAAGGTCCACGTGACTCCGCTGGGTGTTGACCGACGGTTCGTCCACGTCCCCGATGCCGGTGACCTCGTGCGCCGCGAGTACGGCCTCGAGCCCGGGTACGTGCTGGGCTGCGTGGGCTCCGGGCACCCTCGCAAGAACCTGTCAGCGGTGGTGAAGGCTTTCGACCTGCTCGCGCCGGATGGCCCCCAACTTGCCATCGTCGGGGCGGTCGCGCGCGATCCGGAAGCGTTGCGAGCCTTTGAAGCCTCGCCGGGGCGACACCGTATCCACCTCATCGGCCACGTCCATGAGAATACTTTGCCCGCGATCTATTCGGCGGCGCGCGTCCTGTGCTTCCCGTCGCTCTTCGAGGGCTGCGGGCTGCCGGTGCTTGAAGCCATGGCCTGCGGCACGCCCGTGGTCTGCTCAAACGTCTCCTCGCTGCCCGAAGTGGCCGGAGATGCCGCACTCCTTGTGGACCCGCGGGAGATCGAGGCAATCGCGGAAGCGCTCGCAAGACTGCTGACCGATGATGCGCTCCACGAGGACCTGTCGAAACGGGGGCTTGAGCGCGCAGGCATGTACACGTGGGAGCGCACGGCGCGGCTCACCGTCGAAGCATATCATGCCGCCGCGGGTTGA
- a CDS encoding glycosyltransferase encodes MQPITAVIPNRDGADLLRATLPPLLAELPPPNHQVLVVDDASKDDSVAMLARDFPSVCVVALNENVGFGAACNQGFADAVHDVVLLLNSDMAVTPGSISLLLEHFQDPSTFAAGPIYLGDTEKLENLGVRGGQVRPQIGAPAGGGLFRRDLYLDLGGFDALYHPFYWEDLDLGWNAWRAGLRIVYDTRCHFLHMESRTIKRLYSAAYVRRIRARNRVLFGWKNFDTPELLRAHTGAVARHILGDLLRRRDPASLLGYLDARTMRAAALASRPKDPPKRTSAEILAASQTDLARLLRI; translated from the coding sequence GTGCAGCCAATAACCGCAGTGATTCCCAATCGCGACGGTGCAGACCTTCTGCGCGCTACATTGCCCCCGCTGCTCGCTGAGCTCCCACCTCCGAACCATCAAGTCCTCGTGGTGGATGATGCGAGCAAGGATGACAGTGTTGCAATGTTGGCGCGGGACTTCCCCTCCGTGTGCGTGGTCGCCCTCAATGAGAACGTGGGCTTTGGCGCAGCGTGCAACCAGGGCTTCGCGGACGCCGTCCACGACGTGGTGCTGCTGCTCAACAGCGATATGGCGGTCACCCCGGGGTCGATTAGTCTGCTTCTGGAACATTTCCAGGACCCCTCCACGTTCGCTGCCGGGCCGATCTATTTGGGCGACACCGAGAAGCTGGAAAACCTTGGGGTGCGCGGGGGGCAGGTGCGGCCGCAGATCGGCGCACCGGCCGGAGGAGGCCTGTTCCGCCGCGACCTGTACCTGGACCTGGGCGGTTTCGACGCGCTCTACCACCCGTTCTACTGGGAGGACCTGGACCTGGGTTGGAACGCCTGGCGCGCAGGCCTTCGGATCGTGTACGACACCCGCTGCCACTTCCTGCACATGGAGAGCCGGACCATCAAGCGCCTGTACTCAGCTGCCTACGTCAGGCGCATTCGTGCCCGGAACCGCGTGCTGTTCGGCTGGAAGAACTTCGACACACCCGAACTCCTGCGCGCGCACACGGGCGCGGTCGCCCGGCACATTCTTGGCGACCTGCTGCGGCGTCGCGACCCTGCGAGCCTGCTTGGATACCTCGATGCCCGGACCATGCGCGCGGCGGCGCTCGCATCCCGGCCCAAGGATCCGCCGAAACGGACCAGCGCCGAGATACTGGCGGCATCGCAGACTGACCTGGCCCGGCTGCTGAGAATCTGA
- a CDS encoding class I SAM-dependent methyltransferase: MNLLSDSGRLLHGSGMVAGIDISEEFAALAVPVGIYDLVSVADARALPFEPETFETVVSVCVLEHIPRVEAVLENVARVLRPDGRFIFSVPAPLLCEMAAETHGPDGEAFVAQFNARVEHVNVWDAATWQAKLGQAGLECTEVLGFMPPNAARIWFAAYDWTVRPIRGRGALYRLAGPGLSRFGVGAALRAYWMRRLTPAARDGLQCRVEDACALLFAARKP; the protein is encoded by the coding sequence ATGAACTTGCTCAGCGATAGCGGCCGACTTCTGCACGGGAGCGGCATGGTCGCGGGCATCGACATTAGCGAGGAATTCGCGGCACTCGCGGTGCCCGTTGGCATCTACGACCTAGTTTCGGTCGCCGATGCGCGAGCCCTGCCTTTCGAGCCGGAGACCTTCGAGACAGTGGTGAGTGTTTGCGTTCTGGAGCACATCCCACGAGTAGAGGCAGTCCTGGAAAACGTCGCCCGGGTGCTGAGGCCCGACGGCCGGTTCATTTTCTCAGTCCCCGCCCCGCTCTTGTGCGAAATGGCGGCCGAGACCCACGGGCCGGATGGGGAGGCCTTTGTCGCCCAGTTCAACGCCCGTGTCGAGCATGTGAACGTCTGGGATGCCGCGACGTGGCAGGCGAAGCTCGGACAGGCAGGGCTTGAGTGCACCGAGGTGCTGGGTTTCATGCCGCCCAACGCGGCCAGGATATGGTTCGCCGCGTATGACTGGACCGTGCGCCCGATCCGCGGACGTGGCGCGCTGTACCGTCTCGCTGGTCCGGGTCTGAGCCGATTCGGTGTGGGGGCGGCCCTTCGTGCCTACTGGATGCGTCGCCTCACACCCGCGGCACGTGACGGGCTGCAGTGCCGGGTGGAGGACGCCTGCGCACTGCTGTTCGCGGCACGCAAGCCATAA